From one Pristis pectinata isolate sPriPec2 chromosome 14, sPriPec2.1.pri, whole genome shotgun sequence genomic stretch:
- the LOC127577825 gene encoding achaete-scute homolog 1-like, which yields MERAAAAQLMQTSCQFLLESRPAPYSDGSPASSPDSSSSGGKGCKALKRPRSSSPELLRCKRRLSFTGLGYSLPQQQPAAVARRNERERNRVKLVNAGFQTLRQHVPNGASNKKMSKVETLRSAVEYIRALQQLLDEHDAVSAAFQCGLPSPTLSPAYSADLNSIPPSPLSTYSSDEGSYEALSPEEQELLDFTSWFDRY from the coding sequence aTGGAGCGGGCAGCAGCCGCGCAACTGATGCAGACCTCCTGTCAGTTCCTGTTGGAGAGCCGGCCGGCGCCGTACAGCGACGGCTCGCCGGCGTCGTCGCCCGACAGCAGCAGCAGCGGCGGCAAGGGCTGCAAGGCGCTCAAGCGGCCGAGGTCGAGCTCGCCCGAGCTGCTGCGCTGCAAGAGGCGCCTGAGCTTCACGGGTCTGGGCTACTCGCTGCCTCAGCAGCAGCCGGCGGCCGTTGCCAGGCGCAACGAGCGCGAGAGGAACCGCGTGAAGTTGGTGAACGCGGGCTTCCAGACCCTGCGCCAGCACGTGCCCAACGGCGCGTCCAACAAGAAGATGAGCAAGGTGGAGACGCTGCGTTCCGCCGTCGAGTACATCCGCGCCCTGCAGCAGCTGCTCGACGAGCACGACGCCGTGTCGGCCGCCTTCCAGTGCGGGCTGCCGTCGCCCACGCTGTCGCCCGCCTACTCCGCCGACCTCAACTCCATCCCGCCGTCGCCACTCTCCACCTACTCCTCGGACGAAGGCAGCTACGAGGCCCTGAGCCCGGAGGAGCAGGAACTTCTCGACTTCACCAGCTGGTTTGACAGATACTGA